From the genome of Uranotaenia lowii strain MFRU-FL chromosome 1, ASM2978415v1, whole genome shotgun sequence, one region includes:
- the LOC129739539 gene encoding claspin-like has translation IGSSDEEDHSVVDKTRIKKKHKRKNLKISDDEETDSETEPLDGAAESETEEPKEPDEQENDDEEEVEHLVDYDSEENEVEVVMNKKEKQKMANAFLEKEAELSESEWGSADEDEKDLDRYDIELGDEEKFDQNQLQQELERIHMRRILEQDKKDVKTLQDMFFEDEENDGVGRERQFRWRNVETTFSLDYDKKPDEDNTEQGASDDENEMQWRKMRYEREMLLKEKNIDPDELNLSTTLVDKSLEEEEENNSNVHNTTTNASLVATKRRITIVKAKKSTETKVLQDSPFLITKSSIIQGNKASFLSRDDETLSKLATLVKGNPDSEGSSSVVASKGRNFVFAAVSPVVDKMGTNKRSLETGETVDDDGQTSKKIKTSANGKPPNETKKRLLLGQLL, from the exons ATTGGATCTTCTGATGAAGAAGATCATTCAGTAGTTGACAAAACccgaataaagaaaaaacataaaCGAAAGAACctaaaaatttcagatgatgaagaAACTGATTCGGAAACAGAACCTTTGGATGGGGCAGCTGAATCGGAAACAGAAGAACCGAAGGAACCTGATGAGCAAGAAAATGATGATGAAGAAGAAGTTGAACATCTGGTAGACTACGACTCTGAAGAAAACGAAGTAGAAGTCGTGATGAACaaaaaagagaaacaaaaaatggccaATGCCTTTTTGGAGAAGGAAGCTGAACTGTCAGAATCGGAATGGGGTAGTGCTGATGAGGATGAAAAAGATTTGGATCGGTATGATATCGAGCTTGGCGATGAAGAAAAGTTCGATCAGAACCAACTCCAACAGGAGCTAGAACGAATTCACATGCGCAGGATACTGGAACAGGATAAAAAAGATGTCAAAACGCTTCAAGATATGTTTTTCGAGGATGAAGAAAACGACGGCGTTGGTCGTGAAAGGCAGTTCCGCTGGCGGAACGTTGAAACTACGTTTAGCTTGGACTACGACAAGAAACCTGATGAAGATAACACAGAACAGGGAGCAAGTGACGATGAAAATGAAATGCAATGGCGTAAAATGCGATACGAGCGAGAAATGTTGCTTAAAGAGAAGAACATCGATCCAGATGAACTTAATTTGAGTACCACGCTAGTGGATAAGTCgctggaagaagaagaagagaatAATTCCAACGTTCACAACACAACTACCAACGCTTCTTTGGTTGCAACAAAAAGAAGGATAACAATAGTGaaagcgaaaaaatcaactgaaacGAAGGTACTTCAGGACTCGCCGTTCTTGATTACAAAGTCTTCAATAATTCAG GGTAACAAAGCTTCCTTCCTCTCACGGGACGACGAGACGCTAAGCAAGTTGGCTACCCTTGTCAAAGGGAACCCGGACAGCGAAGGTTCCAGTTCTGTTGTTGCTAGTAAGGGAAGGAACTTTGTGTTCGCTGCCGTAAGTCCGGTTGTCGATAAAATG ggCACTAATAAGCGGTCACTTGAAACCGGGGAAACAGTTGATGATGATGGACAGActtccaaaaaaatcaagacCAGTGCAAATGGAAAACCACCGAACGAAACTAAGAAAAGGTTGCTTCTCGGTCAGTTGCTTTAG
- the LOC129739538 gene encoding cytosol aminopeptidase-like produces the protein MSYYRMLRRSPFKKISKISEFQLRRFGSQMVTGAEKCSNPPSRGLVLGVYADSKNPEDLGQLTPSAARYNETYTNGALMDILRIAGPMPRLGEARVFFNLEPTYSAVAVCGLGTECLGYNKPEQLDESKEAIRIAAASGSRALQALRTARIYVEDFGHSESAAEGAHMALWVNQEFRSLHLRKHIPALQLYYDPLLPCDSNGWKIGLAKAEAQNLARQLQEAPANHMTPTTFAQNVVQILCNSGVNVEVKVRSWAESMGMSSFLTIAKGSCEPPIFLELSYYGTNPKERPIVLIGQGNTFDSGGICAKRLHALTDMRGDMAGAACVVATCRAIAALKLPVNIRALIPLCEHMIGCNAMKPGDVVKVKNGKTIEIVDTDYEGPMVLVDALLYSENFGPKYTVDVSTLSNHVTKGLGKVCSAVFTNSEDLWKRIKYAGVHTGDRVWRMPLWNYFTQQMCSVEHVDIQNYGRGVGGEACKAAAFLREFLPCGPWLHIEAYNVMTTHGDDYPYLRKGMAGRPTRTLIEFIAQACCKDQDKRS, from the exons ATGAGCTATTATCGAATGCTACGGAGAAgtccttttaaaaaaatcagtaaaatctCCGAATTCCAACTCCGTCGTTTTGGCTCGCAAATGGTTACAGGTGCGGAAAAATGTTCTAACCCACCTTCTCGAGGACTAGTTCTAGGAGTGTATGCCGATTCCAAAAACCCGGAGGATTTGGGACAATTAACTCCCAGTGCTGCCCGATATAACGAG ACCTACACGAACGGAGCCCTGATGGATATTCTCCGGATTGCTGGTCCAATGCCTCGGTTAGGAGAAGCACGAGTGTTCTTTAATTTGGAACCTACTTACTCAGCGGTGGCAGTATGTGGACTCGGAACCGAATGTCTTGGATATAACAAACCGGAGCAACTGGATGAGTCGAAAGAAGCTATACGAATTGCCGCCGCATCTGGAAGTCGAGCTTTGCAAGCACTTAGAACAGCTCGTATCTACGTCGAAGATTTTGGTCACTCAGAGTCAGCAGCAGAGGGTGCCCACATGGCGTTGTGGGTGAACCAAGAGTTTCGAAGTCTTCATCTACGAAAACATATACCTGCACTGCAACTTTACTATGATCCACTTTTACCATGTGATTCTAATGGTTGGAAGATTGGACTGGCCAAAGCAGAAGCGCAAAACTTAGCCAGACAACTTCAGGAAGCTCCTGCCAACCATATGACACCCACCACTTTCGCTCAAAATGTCGTACAGATCTTATGTAACTCTGGTGTCAATGTTGAAGTCAAAGTTAGAAGCTGGGCCGAAAGTATGGGAATGAGCTCGTTTCTAACAATTGCTAAAGGTTCCTGCGAACCGCCAATCTTTTTGGAACTCAGTTACTATGGCACCAATCCGAAAGAACGACCTATCGTGCTTATTGGACAAGGAAATACCTTTGATAGTGGTGGTATCTGCGCTAAACGACTGCACGCTTTAACTGACATGCGAGGAGATATGGCCGGAGCAGCTTGCGTGGTTGCCACTTGCCGTGCGATTGCTGCCCTGAAACTTCCCGTTAATATTAGAGCTTTGATTCCACTATGTGAGCACATGATCGGTTGCAATGCTATGAAGCCCGGGGATGTGGTTAAAGTGAAAAACGGCAAGACCATTGAAATTGTTGATACAGATTATGAAGGTCCAATGGTGTTGGTTGACGCACTTCTTTACTCGGAAAACTTTGGACCAAAATACACGGTAGATGTATCCACTCTGTCTAACCATGTCACCAAAGGTTTGGGAAAAGTTTGCAGCGCTGTGTTTACCAACTCAGAAGATCTTTGGAAACGAATAAAGTATGCCGGGGTTCACACGGGCGATCGAGTATGGAGAATGCCCCTCTGGAACTACTTCACCCAGCAAATGTGTTCCGTTGAGCATGTGGATATACAGAATTACGGTCGTGGTGTTGGCGGAGAAGCATGCAAAGCAGCGGCCTTCTTACGAGAATTCCTTCCCTGCGGTCCCTGGTTACACATAGAGGCGTACAATGTGATGACCACTCATGGGGACGACTATCCATACCTTAGAAAGGGAATGGCGGGGCGACCGACTCGAACGTTAATAGAGTTCATTGCACAGGCGTGCTGCAAGGATCAGGATAAACGCTCTTAA
- the LOC129739540 gene encoding anaphase-promoting complex subunit 4, which yields MKQTGNKNLGYRVDFLKWSDKMDLLAVGNDKGEVILHRLKWTKVWQLAAPEEGLRVRGIAWRPLEKVMSIAYSNGLIILINIENKEEIYSFNVKSDITCMNWTDNIKEISSNDASVDAINNHTTFLPSLPNLNSLSSTAKSTDYNSLKFYSKQILNLLIVGTTSGKVHLSVFGMLSCCEMDLFKKLNITPEAATIKDAKMSPNFKQLFAVVEMEGVIELLVFENDILQRYSTSLLNLAIKHAHILGTMAYINDTIECIVEAWETVLLEMDNKLTKYANSQPQGSISADFLELLMFGCTSPALEQFLLRDLTEKGLKKLGNSIELSYSTIQKLVVKPLHTAICSVFYHLNSLQGMIRNTYYYKPLLGEVPNDALVNCAAFLIKAHELQQTIDTSTRDFKIFFHWLYIVIVRLMDETLPEDSQSITQQEINYLSEFLDNFDVNSTKDFVEETNVEEKKRKFNLERVGQYLEDKPLVYPPKMDISNQWSTLLEQNECLKNCPLIFPHHDNRSLVQQHNLLKASIDRIFEKPITVIGQDFKQKSALSLRCSSENNSFQTVVNHFNTKENNITLFAFLESEKSLILIECNAASSLRSIRLSFAEKPFFETRLINIGELSFRHVQFYNEETLSLLLRSQNQNQSRPQSYFLQLPLQRVRELLEAVPFVSSQIVTPEQSCRIVNAYNLISDGALKLLDGLDAARIAVSGTRNVTAIVSESLKTVRIYDMDPQEDEDELLLLQESSQNNSSFDNSKESIQS from the exons ATGAAACAAACGGGAAACAAAAATCTCGGCTATCGAGTTGATTTTCTGAAATGGAGCGATAAAATGGATTTGTTGGCCGTTGGAAATGATAAAG GAGAAGTGATTCTGCACCGCCTAAAATGGACCAAAGTGTGGCAGTTGGCTGCCCCGGAAGAAGGATTGCGGGTTCGAGGGATCGCGTGGAGGCCTTTGGAAAAAGTTATGTCCATAG CTTACAGCAACGGgttaattattttaatcaatATCGAGAATAAGGAAGAAATATATAGTTTCAACGTCAAATCCGATATCACATGCATGAATTGGACAGACAATATTaaggaaatttcatcaaatgatGCGAGTGTTGATGCAATT aataatcaTACGACATTCTTACCGTCGTTGCCTAATTTAAACTCTCTATCATCAACTGCAAAGTCCACCGACTATAACTCTTTGAAGTTCTATTCCAAACAAATACTTAACTTACTGATAGTCGGTACGACCAGCGGAAAGGTACACCTCTCGGTATTTGGAATGCTATCCTGTTGTGAGAtggatttattcaaaaaattgaatatcactcCAGAAGCGGCCACCATAAAGGATGCCAAAATGAGTCCAAATTTCAAGCAGCTTTTCGCTGTCGTGGAGATGGAGGGAGTTATAGAACTACTGGTATTTGAAAACGACATCCTACAAAGGTATTCGACGTCGTTGCTGAACCTTGCTATCAAACATGCACATATTTTAGGAACAATGGCCTACATCAACGACACAATAGAGTGTATTGTTGAAGCTTGGGAAACAGTATTACTTGAAATGGAtaacaaattgaccaaatacGCAAACAGTCAGCCACAAGGATCTATTTCCGCAGACTTTCTGGAATTATTAATGTTTGGTTGCACATCCCCTGCTTTGGAGCAGTTTTTGTTACGGGATCTGACCGagaaaggtttgaaaaaattaGGCAACAGTATTGAGCTGAGTTACTCCACCATTCAAAAGTTAGTCGTAAAACCACTACATACGGCAATATGTTCTGTGTTCTATCATCTGAATTCTCTTCAAGGTATGATAAGGAATACGTACTATTATAAGCCTTTACTAGGAGAGGTTCCGAATGACGCTCTTGTGAATTGTGCTGCTTTTTTAATAAAGGCACATGAGCTGCAGCAAACTATCGACACTTCGACaagagatttcaaaattttctttcattggTTGTATATCGTTATCGTCCGTTTGATGGATGAAACCCTGCCAGAAGATAGTCAATCGATAACGCAGCAAGAGATAAACTACCTTTCAgaatttttggacaattttgatgTCAACTCAACGAAGGATTTCGTCGAAGAAACAAATGTTGAAGAGAAGAAACGTAAGTTCAATCTCGAACGAGTTGGACAGTATTTGGAAGACAAACCACTAGTTTACCCACCCAAAATGGACATTTCTAATCAGTGGTCCACATTATTAGAGCAGAACGAATGTCTCAAAAACTGTCCCTTAATATTTCCACATCATGATAACAGATCCCTTGTGCAACAACACAATCTGTTAAAAGCCAGTATCGAtagaatatttgagaaaccaATTACTGTCATCGGTCAAGATTTCAAACAGAAAAGCGCTCTTTCACTGCGATGTTCGTCCGAAAACAACAGCTTTCAGACAGTCGTTAACCATTTCAACACTAAGGAAAATAACATTACATTGTTTGCTTTTCTCGAATCggaaaaaagtctaattttaatCGAATGTAATGCAGCGTCTTCATTGCGCTCAATTCGCCTTAGCTTTGCTGAAAAGCCATTCTTTGAAACCCGTCTTATCAACATCGGGGAGCTCTCATTTCGACACGTTCAATTCTATAACGAAGAAACCCTTTCACTGCTGCTACGCTCTCAAAATCAGAACCAATCGCGACCCCAGAGCTATTTTCTTCAGCTTCCACTACAACGAGTGCGGGAACTCTTGGAGGCAGTTCCCTTTGTTAGCAGTCAAATCGTAACGCCGGAGCAAAGCTGTCGGATCGTCAATGCCTATAATTTGATCAGCGATGGCGCTTTGAAACTTCTGGATGGACTGGATGCCGCCCGGATTGCCGTTTCCGGTACGCGTAATGTAACAGCCATTGTTTCGGAATCGCTCAAAACTGTGCGCATCTACGACATGGATCCTCAGGAGGACGAAGATGAACTGTTGCTGCTGCAGGAATCCTCGCAAAACAATAGTAGTTTCGACAATAGCAAGGAATCGATACAATCGTAG
- the LOC129739541 gene encoding histone deacetylase complex subunit SAP30 homolog, translated as MNNNGFSTGEEDSRGPADQVCCLMDDGERCRNQAGNASYSKRIQKTVTQRRLKLSIDTAARHIYICDYHKGRIQCARTKRRRRESEDDSNETDTDLPEVDLYQLQVNTLRRYKRFYKVSTRPGINKAQLSETIMKHFKTIPIKEKEILTYFIYMVKSNSNKLDQKNNNNSEAT; from the exons ATGAATAACAACGGGTTCAGTACCGGAGAGGAAGATTCGAGGGGTCCGGCCGACCAAGTTTGCTGTCTTATGGATGATGGCGAACGATGCCGTAACCAGGCCGGAAATGCATCATACAGCAAGCGGATTCAAAAGACGGTCACCCAAAGGAGGCTCAAGTTGAGCATCGATACGGCT GCACGACACATTTACATTTGCGATTACCACAAGGGTCGCATCCAGTGCGCTCGTACAAAGCGTCGTCGTCGTGAATCGGAGGACGACAGCAACGAAACGGACACCGATTTGCCAGAAGTGGATCTCTACCAGCTCCAGGTGAATACTCTGCGGCGTTACAAACGATTCTACAAGGTGTCTACACGGCCTGGAATCAATAAAGCTCAGCTATCAGAG ACAATTATGAAGCATTTTAAAACTATCCCCATCAAGGAGAAAGAAATTCTCACCTATTTTATCTACATGGTCAAGTCCAACTCAAACAAACTGGATCaaaagaacaacaacaacagtgaGGCCACATGA